A genomic region of Zalophus californianus isolate mZalCal1 chromosome 1, mZalCal1.pri.v2, whole genome shotgun sequence contains the following coding sequences:
- the LOC113917891 gene encoding complement C3-like: MVQAETSGVKIVRRTYSIKFIRTPQYFKPGMPFHVKVFVSNPDGSPASRVLVRCQDKRDHTSANGVAILTINTNAKNREKLPILVETDEPLRPEEQASANMTAWPYSTQGGSGKVLHIEVKTVTKVGSSIYLNLVTGHQNSETKKWITHFTILVLSKGRIVHAKHQSKSDHTITTIDVTSEMLPSFCILAFYLLPRGTGQDPELVADSVWVGVNDRCMGTLKVGLKKERPFQTLKPNSQVEVKVTGDEEATVGLVAVDKAVYVLNSKHKLTQKKVWDVVEEDDIGCTAGSGKDGLAVFKDAGLDLKMSTGMHTPASSDWQCPQSPPASRHHRSLKWLETKRNAGQS; this comes from the exons ATGGTCCAGGCTGAGACCTCTGGGGTGAAGATCGTCCGGAGGACATACAGCATCAAGTTCATCAGGACACCCCAGTATTTCAAGCCTGGGATGCCCTTCCACGTTAAG GTCTTCGTCTCAAATCCTGATGGGTCCCCAGCCTCTAGAGTCCTTGTCCGATGCCAAGACAAACGAGACCACACGTCAGCCAATGGAGTGGCCATTTTGACCATCAACACAAATGCAAAAAATCGGGAGAAGCTCCCTATCCTG GTAGAAACTGATGAGCCTCTCCGGCCAGAAGAGCAGGCTTCAGCCAATATGACAGCTTGGCCTTACTCGACTCAGGGTGGGTCAGGGAAAGTCTTGCACATTGAGGTGAAGACAGTCACAAAGGTTGGCAGCAGCATCTACCTGAACCTTGTCACAGGACATCAGAATTCTGAAACTAAGAAATGGATCACTCACTTCACCATCCTG GTCCTGAGTAAGGGCCGGATTGTGCATGCCAAACATCAGTCAAAAAGTGACCACACAATAACCACTATTGATGTGACTTCAGAAATGCTGCCCTCCTTCTGCATCCTGGCTTTTTATTTACTGCCTAGGGGAACAGGTCAGGATCCTGAACTGGTGGCCGACTCCGTATGGGTTGGTGTGAATGACAGATGCATGGGGACG CTGAAGGTtggtttgaagaaagaaagacccTTCCAGACTTTGAAGCCCAACAGCCAAGTGGAAGTGAAGGTGACAGGTGATGAAGAGGCCACAGTGGGGTTGGTGGCCGTGGACAAGGCTGTCTATGTCTTAAACAGCAAACACAAGCTCACACAGAAGAAG GTCTGGGATGTGGTGGAAGAAGATGACATCGGCTGTACAGCGGGCAGTGGGAAAGACGGACTTGCTGTGTTCAAGGATGCTGGATTGGACCTGAAGATGAGCACGGGGATGCACACCCCAGCAAGCTCAG acTGGCAGTGTCCTCAGAGCCCCCCTGCCAGCCGTCACCACCGCTCCTTGAAATGGCTGGAGACCAAGAGGAATGCAGGTCAGAGCTAA
- the LOC118356216 gene encoding 60S ribosomal protein L23a-like, with protein MIHSKSKAFLGTLIWTRRSWTPSKGTASRKSTKSLALFKETEKSKIHRTHASNTTQCCLPSSLNSRLTSYSGPYPGLGDDFIYLPFTKMAPKAKKEAPAPPKAEAKAKALKAKKAVLKGVHSHKKKKIRTSPTFRRPKTLRLRRQPKYPRKSAPRRNKLDHYAIIKFPLTTESAMKKIEDNNTLVFIVDVKANKHQIKQAVKKLYDIDVAKVNTLIRPDGEKKAYVRLAPDYDALDVANKIGII; from the exons ATGATCCACTCCAAGTCCAAGGCTTTCTTGGGGACGCTTATCTGGACCCGGAGATCCTGGACACCATCGAAAGGGACAGCTTCGCGGAA aTCCACAAAGTCATTAGCACTGTTCAAAGAGACTGAAAAATCGAAGATTCATAGAACCCATGCTTCCAACACCACTCAGTGCTGCCTCCCATCTTCCCTGAACTCCAGGCTCACATCTTATTCTGGTCCATACCCTGGCCTTGGGGATG attttatttatttaccttttacgAAGATGGCGCCGAAGGCTAagaaggaagcccctgcccctcccaaagccgaagccaaagcaaaggctttgaaggccaagaaagcaGTGCTGAAAGGCGTCCAcagtcacaaaaaaaagaaaatccgcACGTCACCTACGTTCCGACGACCCAAGACACTGCGTCTGCGGAGGCAGCCCAAATATCCTCGAAAGAGcgcccccaggagaaacaagcttgaTCACTATGCCATCATCAAGTTCCCCCTGACCACTGagtcagccatgaaaaaaatagaagacaacaacacacttgtgttcattgtggatgtcaaggccaataagcaccagatcaaacaggctgtgaagaagctctaCGACATTGACGTGGCcaaggtcaacaccttgatcaggcctgatggagagaagaaggcatatgttcgactggctcctgactatgatgctttggatgttgccaacaaaattggaatcatctaa
- the LOC113916107 gene encoding complement C3-like, whose protein sequence is MSIIEVSLLTGFYPNQNDLKQLCDGDVEMYAFQYETKMNSSDNTVVLYLEKLSHKEDTVLGFRVHRMLQVEFLQAAQVTIYDYYEPCKHG, encoded by the exons ATGAGCATCATAGAGGTCTCCCTGCTCACCGGCTTCTACCCCAACCAGAATGACCTCAAACAG CTTTGTGATGGTGATGTGGAGATGTATGCCTTCCAGTATGAGACCAAGATGAATTCCAGTGACAACACTGTTGTCCTCTACCTGGAGAAG CTTTCCCACAAGGAAGACACAGTGCTGGGCTTCCGGGTCCACAGGATGCTGCAGGTGGAGTTCCTGCAGGCCGCTCAGGTCACCATATATGACTACTATGAGCCTTGTAAGCACGggtag